One window of Candidatus Mycobacterium wuenschmannii genomic DNA carries:
- the fgd gene encoding glucose-6-phosphate dehydrogenase (coenzyme-F420) produces the protein MAELKLGYKASAEQFAPRELVELAVAAESHGMDSATVSDHFQPWRHEGGHAPFSLAWMTAVGERTKQLQLGTSVLTPTFRYNPAVIAQAFATMGCLYPDRIFLGIGTGEALNEIATGYEGEWPEFKERYARLRESVRLMRELWLGDRVDFEGEYYKTKGASIYDVPEGGIPIYIAAGGPQVAKYAGRAGDGFICTSGKGEELYKDKLIPAMREGAEAAGKNPDDVDRMIEIKISYDPDSEKALHNTKFWAPLSLTAEQKHSIDDPIEMEKAADALPIEQVAKRWIVASDPDEAVEKVKDYVDWGLNHLVFHDPRQDQRRFLELFQKDLEPRLRRLG, from the coding sequence GTGGCTGAACTCAAACTGGGATACAAGGCGTCGGCGGAGCAGTTCGCCCCGCGTGAACTCGTCGAGCTGGCGGTTGCCGCCGAATCGCATGGGATGGACAGCGCAACGGTCAGCGACCACTTCCAGCCCTGGCGCCACGAGGGCGGCCACGCGCCGTTCTCGCTGGCCTGGATGACCGCGGTCGGCGAGCGCACCAAGCAGCTGCAGCTCGGCACCTCGGTGTTGACGCCGACATTCCGCTACAACCCGGCCGTCATTGCGCAGGCCTTCGCGACCATGGGTTGCCTGTATCCGGACCGCATCTTCCTCGGCATCGGCACCGGCGAGGCGCTCAACGAGATCGCCACCGGGTACGAGGGGGAGTGGCCGGAGTTCAAGGAGCGGTACGCGCGATTGCGCGAGTCGGTCCGGCTGATGCGGGAGCTGTGGCTGGGCGACCGTGTCGACTTCGAGGGCGAGTACTACAAGACCAAGGGCGCCTCGATCTACGACGTGCCCGAGGGCGGCATCCCGATCTACATCGCCGCGGGCGGGCCTCAGGTGGCCAAGTACGCCGGCCGCGCCGGCGACGGGTTCATCTGCACCTCCGGCAAGGGTGAAGAGCTGTACAAGGACAAGCTGATTCCCGCCATGCGTGAGGGTGCCGAGGCTGCCGGGAAGAACCCCGACGACGTCGACCGGATGATCGAGATCAAGATCTCTTACGACCCGGACTCGGAGAAGGCCCTGCACAACACCAAGTTCTGGGCGCCGCTGTCGCTGACCGCCGAGCAGAAGCACAGCATCGACGACCCGATCGAGATGGAGAAGGCCGCCGACGCGCTGCCCATCGAGCAGGTCGCCAAGCGCTGGATCGTCGCCTCCGACCCCGACGAGGCTGTCGAGAAGGTCAAAGACTACGTCGACTGGGGCCTCAACCACCTGGTGTTCCACGACCCGCGCCAGGACCAGCGCCGCTTCCTGGAGCTGTTCCAGAAGGATCTCGAGCCCCGGCTGCGACGGCTCGGCTGA
- a CDS encoding glutamate ABC transporter substrate-binding protein, with amino-acid sequence MFCAAARAGLDAWCRPAARGLAALAIATLLAGCSESGSMVVAPAPTLPPPTPAGMQEMPPQPPLAPDKTADNCNPTASLRPFDNSADADAAVANIRARGRLIVGLDIGSNLFSFRDPISGEIVGFDVDIAGEVARDIFGNPAQVEYRILSSDERITALQKGEVDAVVKTMTITCERRKEVNFSTVYLDASQRILAPRDSPITKPADLSGKRVCVAKGTTSLHRIREIAPPPIVVEVVNWADCLVTLQQRQVDAVSTDDSILAGLVSQDPYLHIVGPNMGTQPYGIGVQLDNTGLVKFVNGTLERIRRDGTWNTLYRKWLTVLGPAPAPPNPRYED; translated from the coding sequence ATGTTCTGCGCCGCAGCGAGGGCGGGGCTCGATGCATGGTGCCGACCCGCTGCTCGCGGCCTCGCCGCGCTGGCGATCGCCACGTTGCTGGCCGGCTGCAGCGAGTCCGGCTCCATGGTGGTGGCTCCTGCGCCGACGCTGCCGCCACCCACCCCGGCTGGGATGCAGGAGATGCCGCCGCAGCCACCGCTCGCGCCGGACAAGACCGCCGACAACTGCAACCCGACCGCGAGCCTGCGTCCCTTCGACAATTCCGCCGACGCCGACGCCGCGGTGGCCAACATCCGTGCGCGCGGCCGGTTGATCGTGGGCTTGGATATCGGCAGCAACCTGTTCAGCTTTCGCGATCCGATCAGCGGCGAGATCGTCGGCTTCGATGTCGACATCGCCGGCGAGGTGGCGCGCGACATCTTCGGAAACCCCGCGCAAGTGGAGTACCGGATCCTGTCGTCCGACGAGCGCATCACCGCGCTACAGAAGGGCGAAGTGGACGCTGTCGTGAAGACCATGACAATCACCTGCGAGCGGCGTAAGGAAGTCAACTTCTCCACGGTGTATCTCGATGCCTCGCAACGGATTCTGGCCCCGCGCGACTCGCCGATCACCAAGCCGGCCGACCTGTCGGGGAAGCGGGTCTGCGTGGCCAAGGGCACCACGTCGTTGCACCGGATCCGCGAGATCGCGCCGCCACCAATCGTTGTCGAGGTGGTGAACTGGGCCGACTGCCTGGTGACGTTGCAGCAGCGTCAGGTCGACGCGGTCAGTACCGATGACTCCATCCTCGCCGGGCTGGTGTCGCAGGACCCATACCTGCACATCGTCGGGCCGAACATGGGAACGCAGCCCTACGGCATCGGTGTCCAACTGGACAACACCGGCTTGGTCAAGTTCGTCAACGGAACACTCGAGCGAATCCGCCGTGACGGTACGTGGAACACGTTGTACCGCAAGTGGTTGACGGTCCTCGGCCCTGCGCCGGCTCCGCCGAATCCCAGGTACGAGGACTGA
- a CDS encoding acetate kinase, which produces MTGTVLVLNAGSSSLKYQLIEPDSGDSLADGTVEQIGEPSSPVADHRAALQAAFESLTAGGIDLTACGLAAVGHRVVHGGAIFYRPTVIDDSVISELEQLSTLAPLHNPPNLQGIEVARAMLPGVPHVAVFDTAFFHDLPAAAATYAIDRELAQRWHIRRYGFHGTSHRYVGEQAAAFLGRPWTELNQIVLHLGNGASASAIAGGRPVETSMGLTPLEGLVMGTRSGDIDAGIVGYLHREAGMSVEDIESMLNHRSGLLGLAGERDFRRLGELIESGDAAAELAYDVFIHRLRKYVGGYLAVLGQTDAISFTAGVGENAAGVRLDALGGLQGLGIEIDAERNAQRVKGPRQISTDASPIAVLVIPTNEELAIARDCLRVI; this is translated from the coding sequence ATGACCGGTACCGTGCTGGTGCTCAATGCCGGCTCGTCGTCGCTGAAATATCAACTGATCGAACCCGATTCGGGTGACTCGCTGGCCGACGGCACCGTCGAGCAGATCGGTGAGCCGTCGTCGCCGGTGGCTGACCACCGTGCAGCGCTACAGGCCGCGTTCGAATCGCTCACCGCCGGAGGCATCGACCTGACGGCGTGCGGCTTGGCTGCGGTCGGGCATCGGGTGGTGCACGGCGGTGCGATCTTCTACCGGCCGACCGTCATCGATGACTCGGTGATTTCCGAACTCGAGCAGCTGTCAACGCTTGCGCCGTTGCACAATCCACCCAACCTGCAGGGCATCGAGGTCGCCCGCGCCATGCTGCCCGGCGTGCCGCACGTCGCCGTCTTCGATACTGCGTTCTTTCACGACCTGCCCGCCGCCGCGGCGACTTATGCAATCGATCGGGAGTTGGCCCAGCGGTGGCACATTCGTCGGTATGGCTTCCACGGAACCTCACACCGATATGTCGGCGAGCAGGCCGCGGCGTTCCTGGGGAGACCGTGGACCGAGCTGAATCAGATTGTCCTGCACCTGGGTAACGGTGCATCCGCGTCGGCCATCGCCGGCGGGCGTCCGGTCGAGACGTCGATGGGCCTGACGCCGCTGGAGGGTCTGGTGATGGGCACCCGCAGCGGCGATATCGATGCCGGCATCGTGGGCTACCTGCATCGCGAGGCCGGCATGAGTGTTGAGGACATCGAGTCGATGCTCAACCATCGCTCCGGGCTGCTCGGCCTGGCGGGGGAGCGTGACTTCCGCCGATTGGGCGAGCTGATCGAATCAGGTGACGCTGCCGCCGAATTGGCGTACGACGTCTTCATTCACCGGCTGCGCAAGTACGTCGGCGGGTATCTCGCGGTGCTGGGCCAGACCGACGCGATCAGCTTCACCGCCGGCGTCGGCGAGAACGCCGCCGGGGTGCGCCTGGACGCACTGGGCGGCCTGCAGGGCCTGGGCATCGAGATCGATGCGGAGCGAAATGCGCAGCGGGTCAAGGGACCTCGGCAGATCTCCACCGATGCTTCGCCGATCGCCGTGTTGGTGATCCCGACGAACGAAGAGCTCGCGATCGCCCGCGACTGCCTGCGCGTGATCTAG
- a CDS encoding serine/threonine-protein kinase PknG: MAEEPADTEGQDPDDLGPGTQPADFMVDSSSQSRPIATQAIFRPDFDDDDDEFPVHIGDTIPTPTKPASRAPVRRLGGGLVEIPRVPDIDPLEALMPNPVVPESKRFCWNCGRPVGRSSKDETAQSEGECPYCGSPYSFLPQLNPGDVVAGQYVIEGCIAHGGLGWVYLALDRNVNDRPVVLKGLVHSGDAEAQAIAMAERRFLAEVVHPSIVQIFNFVEHTDQHGEPVGYIVMEYVGGQSLKRRKGDKLPVAEAIAYVLEILPALGYLHSIGLVYNDLKPENIMLTEEQLKLIDLGAVSRINSFGYLYGTPGYQAPEIVRTGPTVASDIYTVGRTLAALTLKLRARGGRYVDGLPEDDPVLAEYDSFGRLLRRAIDPDPSRRFGSAEEMSGQLSGVLREVVAQDTGVRRPSLSTIFSRSRATFGEALLVAHTDVYLDGHVHSEKLTAKEIVTALQVPLVDPADVAAPLLQATVLSQPVQTLDSLRAFRHGAMDSDDIDLTDSVELPLMEVRALLDLGDVAKATRKLDDLAERVGWRWRLVWYRAVSELLTGDYDSASKHFSEVLDTFPGELAPKMALAATAELAGSSDEHKYYDEVWKTDDGVISAAFGLARAQSVEGDRGGAVRTLDEVPATSRYFTTARLTSAVTLLSGRSATDITEDQIRDAARRVEALPPTEPRVLQIRALVLGSALDWLSDHEASTNHILGFPFTEHGLRLGVEASLRGLARAAPTQAHRYKLIDMANRVRPTSTF; the protein is encoded by the coding sequence ATGGCCGAGGAACCGGCTGACACCGAGGGCCAGGACCCGGACGACCTCGGTCCGGGAACTCAACCTGCCGACTTCATGGTCGACTCGTCGTCGCAGAGCCGACCAATCGCTACGCAGGCGATTTTCCGGCCGGACTTCGATGACGACGATGACGAATTTCCGGTGCACATCGGCGACACCATCCCCACGCCGACAAAGCCCGCCAGCAGGGCTCCCGTACGCCGGCTAGGCGGCGGCCTGGTCGAGATTCCGCGAGTGCCGGACATCGATCCGCTCGAAGCATTGATGCCCAATCCGGTTGTGCCGGAGTCGAAGCGGTTCTGCTGGAACTGTGGACGGCCGGTCGGGCGGTCCAGCAAGGATGAGACGGCACAGTCAGAGGGCGAATGCCCGTACTGCGGAAGCCCGTATTCGTTTCTGCCGCAGCTCAATCCGGGCGACGTGGTGGCTGGACAGTACGTCATCGAGGGTTGCATCGCGCACGGCGGGCTCGGCTGGGTGTACCTGGCGCTCGACCGCAACGTCAACGATCGCCCGGTGGTGCTCAAGGGTCTGGTGCATTCCGGTGACGCCGAAGCGCAGGCGATCGCCATGGCCGAACGACGATTCCTGGCCGAGGTCGTTCACCCGTCGATCGTGCAGATCTTCAACTTCGTCGAGCACACCGACCAGCATGGTGAACCCGTCGGGTACATCGTCATGGAATACGTTGGCGGACAATCGCTCAAGCGACGTAAGGGTGACAAGCTACCGGTCGCCGAGGCGATTGCCTATGTGCTGGAAATTCTTCCCGCGCTGGGGTATCTGCATTCGATCGGTCTGGTCTACAACGACCTCAAGCCAGAGAACATCATGCTCACCGAGGAGCAACTGAAGCTGATCGACCTTGGTGCGGTGTCACGGATCAACTCGTTCGGTTATCTCTATGGCACACCGGGTTACCAAGCGCCGGAGATCGTGCGGACCGGTCCGACGGTGGCCAGTGACATCTACACCGTCGGTCGAACGCTCGCGGCGTTGACGTTGAAGCTGCGCGCTCGCGGCGGGCGCTACGTCGACGGTCTCCCCGAAGACGATCCGGTGTTGGCCGAGTACGACTCGTTCGGCCGATTATTGCGCCGCGCAATCGATCCCGACCCCAGCCGACGATTTGGCAGTGCCGAGGAGATGTCGGGTCAGCTTTCGGGTGTGCTGCGTGAAGTCGTTGCACAGGACACCGGCGTGCGCCGGCCCAGTCTGTCGACGATCTTCTCGCGTAGCCGCGCGACATTCGGGGAGGCTCTGCTGGTCGCCCACACCGACGTGTACCTCGACGGCCACGTGCACTCGGAGAAGCTGACGGCCAAGGAGATTGTGACGGCATTGCAGGTGCCGCTGGTCGACCCGGCCGATGTCGCTGCGCCGTTGCTGCAGGCGACGGTGCTGTCGCAGCCGGTTCAAACCCTGGATTCACTACGCGCATTCCGCCATGGCGCAATGGATTCCGACGATATCGACCTGACCGATTCCGTCGAACTGCCGCTGATGGAGGTTCGCGCCCTGCTCGACCTGGGTGACGTCGCCAAAGCGACTCGCAAGCTCGACGACCTCGCCGAGCGAGTGGGCTGGCGCTGGCGATTGGTCTGGTATCGCGCCGTATCCGAATTGCTCACCGGGGACTACGATTCGGCGAGCAAGCACTTCAGTGAGGTCTTAGATACCTTTCCGGGCGAACTGGCTCCGAAGATGGCGTTGGCCGCGACGGCCGAATTGGCCGGTAGCTCAGACGAACACAAGTACTACGACGAAGTCTGGAAGACCGACGACGGAGTGATCTCGGCAGCCTTCGGCTTGGCCCGGGCCCAATCGGTTGAGGGCGATCGCGGTGGCGCGGTCCGCACTCTCGACGAAGTGCCAGCCACGTCAAGGTATTTCACCACTGCACGACTGACGAGCGCGGTAACGCTGCTGTCCGGTAGGTCGGCCACCGATATCACTGAGGACCAGATCCGCGATGCGGCGCGGCGGGTCGAGGCGTTACCGCCGACCGAGCCTCGCGTGCTGCAGATTCGCGCCCTGGTCCTGGGTAGCGCGCTGGACTGGCTGAGCGATCACGAGGCCAGCACCAATCACATCCTCGGATTCCCGTTCACAGAGCACGGCCTGCGCCTCGGTGTCGAAGCATCGCTGCGCGGACTTGCCCGAGCTGCGCCGACCCAGGCGCATCGTTACAAGCTGATCGACATGGCCAATCGCGTGCGACCTACCAGCACATTCTGA
- the pta gene encoding phosphate acetyltransferase — MPASSPAGIYIAAPEGSTGKSAIALGILHRLAATVAKVGVFRPITRSGRDRDHILDLLLAHSTADVPYERCIGVDYQQLYADRDVAIEEIVERYHAMAGECDAVVIVGSDHSDLGEGASPAELAVNARIAVNLGAPVVLAVKARDRSPEQVVHVVEVCLAELASQHAHTAAVVANRCEPTQLTAITDALRRLAPKTYAVPDEPLLVAPTVADLQAAVNGTLLNGDTALLNREVLGVVVAGMTADHVLERLSEAAAVVTPGDRSDVVLAVASAHAAEGFPSLACIILNGGFELHQSTGALVAGLRLRLPIIATTLGTFDTATAVGSAKGRVTTSSQRKVDTALQLIETHVDLTGLLAQLAIPIPKVTTPQMFTYQLRERARSDRKRIVLPEGDDDRILKSAGRVLQRGIADLTILGDENQIRSRAAELGVNLDAATVFDPRTSELCDRFAEQYAQLRAKKGVTVEQARETIHDVSYFGTMLVHNDMVDGMVSGAAHTTAHTVRPAFEIIRTAPGISTVSSIFLMCLPDQVLAYGDCAIVPDPTVEQLADIAISGAQTAAQFGIEPRVAMLSYSTGESGTGADVDKVRAATGLVRSRDPKLLVEGPIQYDAAVEPSVAATKMKGSPVAGQATVLIFPDLNAGNNAYKAVQRSAGAIAIGPVLQGLNKPVNDLSRGALVEDIVNTIAITAIQAQA, encoded by the coding sequence GTGCCTGCATCGTCGCCGGCCGGCATTTACATCGCCGCACCCGAAGGAAGCACGGGTAAGTCGGCGATCGCGCTGGGGATTCTGCATCGGCTGGCCGCGACTGTCGCGAAAGTCGGTGTGTTTCGCCCGATTACGCGTAGTGGTCGCGACCGCGATCACATCCTCGACCTGCTGCTCGCCCACAGCACCGCGGATGTGCCGTACGAGCGCTGCATCGGTGTGGACTATCAGCAGTTATACGCCGACCGCGATGTCGCCATCGAAGAGATCGTCGAGCGCTATCACGCGATGGCCGGCGAGTGCGATGCGGTCGTCATCGTCGGCAGTGACCACAGCGACTTGGGGGAGGGGGCCAGCCCGGCCGAACTGGCCGTCAACGCGCGCATCGCGGTCAACCTCGGGGCACCGGTCGTGCTCGCGGTCAAGGCCAGGGATCGCAGCCCCGAGCAGGTCGTCCATGTGGTCGAGGTCTGTCTCGCGGAATTGGCCTCCCAGCACGCCCACACCGCCGCTGTCGTCGCCAACCGTTGCGAGCCAACACAATTGACGGCCATCACCGACGCGTTACGGCGGCTCGCCCCGAAGACCTATGCCGTGCCCGACGAGCCGCTGCTGGTGGCGCCGACGGTCGCCGACCTGCAGGCCGCGGTCAACGGCACACTGCTCAATGGTGACACCGCGCTGCTGAACCGCGAAGTGCTGGGCGTCGTGGTCGCCGGCATGACCGCCGACCATGTGCTCGAACGGCTCAGTGAGGCAGCGGCCGTGGTCACACCCGGGGACCGCTCCGACGTGGTGCTCGCGGTCGCGAGTGCCCATGCCGCCGAGGGGTTTCCGTCGCTGGCGTGCATCATTCTCAACGGCGGATTCGAGTTGCACCAGTCGACGGGTGCGCTGGTGGCCGGACTTCGGCTGCGGCTCCCAATCATCGCCACGACGCTCGGCACTTTCGACACGGCCACCGCGGTCGGCTCCGCCAAGGGCCGGGTCACCACGTCGTCGCAGCGTAAGGTCGACACCGCGCTGCAATTGATAGAGACGCACGTCGACCTCACGGGCCTACTGGCGCAGTTGGCGATTCCGATCCCCAAGGTGACGACGCCGCAGATGTTCACCTACCAACTGCGCGAGCGCGCCAGGTCCGACCGTAAACGCATCGTGCTGCCCGAGGGCGACGACGACCGGATTCTCAAATCCGCCGGTCGCGTGCTGCAGCGCGGCATCGCCGACCTGACGATCCTCGGCGACGAGAACCAGATTCGTTCTCGTGCAGCCGAACTCGGCGTCAATCTGGATGCCGCCACCGTCTTCGACCCACGCACCAGCGAGCTGTGTGATCGGTTCGCTGAACAGTACGCCCAGTTGCGCGCCAAGAAGGGCGTGACCGTCGAGCAGGCCCGCGAGACCATTCATGACGTGTCCTACTTCGGCACGATGTTGGTGCACAACGACATGGTCGACGGGATGGTGTCGGGGGCGGCGCACACCACCGCGCACACCGTTCGGCCCGCCTTCGAGATCATCCGCACCGCCCCCGGCATCTCGACGGTCTCTAGCATCTTCCTGATGTGCCTGCCGGATCAGGTGCTGGCGTACGGCGATTGCGCGATCGTCCCGGACCCAACCGTCGAGCAGCTTGCCGACATCGCGATCAGTGGAGCGCAGACGGCAGCGCAATTCGGCATCGAGCCAAGGGTGGCCATGCTGTCCTACTCGACCGGTGAGTCCGGGACCGGGGCCGACGTTGACAAGGTGAGGGCGGCAACCGGATTGGTGCGCAGCCGCGACCCGAAGCTGCTGGTCGAGGGGCCGATCCAGTACGACGCCGCCGTCGAACCCTCCGTCGCTGCCACCAAGATGAAGGGCTCGCCAGTGGCCGGGCAGGCCACCGTGCTGATCTTCCCCGACCTGAATGCCGGCAACAACGCCTATAAGGCGGTGCAGCGCAGTGCGGGCGCCATCGCGATCGGCCCGGTGCTGCAGGGCCTCAACAAGCCGGTCAACGACCTGTCCCGGGGTGCCCTGGTCGAGGACATCGTCAACACGATCGCGATCACCGCGATCCAGGCCCAAGCATGA
- a CDS encoding beta strand repeat-containing protein — MGASLIAITPMTAPADVQQRAVKLVDYSEVDYSQLIANTEANWTGLESILSSSHWMTDPDIAQGLSVLFNDLSTGTSNPVTNPISLLAEGSLLLLSSGEASNAASNALMGVTANVETALNAGNYSAALLDLQNGPATVLNAFLNGYSESVGASLISPEFGLLTNTVDGAATGQINALVQVSNTIADEIANMGGAHLTTQLPDLASGHLDLSVSISQILSDLGLSDNALSINGILGDLGIPTDGNVLPTITIGDALGYLGLSDNTGLSLSQVLGDLGLTDDSHINLGTVLGDLGLTSSSGISVGTILGDLGLTDSSGISLGTILNDLGLNDSAGLSLGTILNDLGISDNSGISLGTILGDLGLNNSASLSLGTVLNDLGLSDTSNITLPQISLSTILGDLGLSDSSGINLGTVLGDLGLSDGTTITPPSLTIPVTTILSELGLANTSGNITLGVPSLTIPVSTILQDIGINPNGSVSLPISLTVLGQHINQNVSVSLSTIFNALGVNTNGSVTLGVPSLNIPVSTLLSDLGINNVNGNITIAVPSITLGSILNDLGLNNDSAGINIGQILSALGINDNSSITPPSLNIGDVLHTLGLSDNSSLGLNQILSDLGLSPSDSLNVGSILSALHLSDDSTLGISQILSALHLSDDSTLGISQILSALHLTDDSTLGISQILDALHLSDDSSLSVSQILDALGLSDSSGINLGQLLDAVGLGDSSVIPLPSLSIDGILGALGIDANENIFTLLGIPDMLSLDPSIGIEGGVVATYVDDLAKDLLAALGSIAPISQDLPALLGTDPAVDLISALGGLFDSLDLPVSVSGSLSVDLTSVVAELLPNLF, encoded by the coding sequence GTGGGAGCCAGTCTGATCGCCATCACCCCGATGACGGCACCGGCGGACGTTCAGCAGCGCGCCGTCAAGCTCGTCGATTATTCCGAGGTCGACTATTCCCAGCTCATTGCCAATACCGAGGCGAACTGGACCGGGCTCGAGTCGATCCTGAGCAGCAGCCACTGGATGACCGACCCGGACATCGCTCAGGGTCTGAGCGTCCTCTTCAACGACCTTTCGACCGGCACGTCCAACCCGGTCACCAACCCAATCTCCCTGCTCGCCGAGGGTTCCCTGCTCTTGCTGAGCAGCGGCGAAGCCTCGAACGCCGCGTCGAACGCGCTCATGGGCGTCACAGCCAACGTCGAGACCGCACTGAACGCCGGCAACTACTCAGCCGCGTTGCTCGATCTGCAGAACGGCCCGGCCACCGTCTTGAATGCATTCCTCAACGGCTACTCGGAAAGCGTTGGCGCCAGCCTGATTTCGCCGGAGTTCGGTCTGCTGACCAACACCGTAGACGGCGCTGCGACCGGCCAGATCAATGCGCTCGTCCAGGTCAGCAACACCATTGCCGACGAGATCGCAAACATGGGCGGCGCGCATCTGACGACACAACTACCGGATCTCGCGTCCGGTCATTTGGATCTGAGCGTCAGTATCAGCCAGATCCTTAGCGACCTCGGGCTGTCCGACAACGCTTTATCGATCAACGGCATTCTCGGCGACCTTGGCATCCCAACCGACGGCAACGTCCTACCAACCATCACCATCGGCGACGCCCTCGGTTACCTGGGGTTGTCCGACAACACCGGCCTCAGCCTCAGCCAGGTACTAGGTGACCTTGGCCTGACCGATGATTCGCACATCAACCTAGGCACCGTCCTCGGGGACTTGGGTCTGACCAGTTCGTCCGGCATTTCCGTCGGCACGATTCTCGGCGACCTCGGCCTCACCGATAGCTCGGGCATCAGCCTGGGCACGATCCTGAACGATCTCGGCCTCAACGACAGCGCCGGCCTCAGCCTGGGCACCATCTTGAACGACCTTGGTATCAGCGACAATTCAGGAATAAGCCTGGGCACTATCCTCGGCGACCTCGGCCTCAACAACTCCGCCAGCCTGAGCCTGGGAACAGTGCTTAATGACCTTGGGCTGTCCGACACCAGCAACATCACGCTGCCGCAAATAAGCTTGAGCACTATTTTGGGGGATCTGGGCCTGTCCGACAGCTCCGGCATCAACCTCGGCACCGTACTCGGCGACCTGGGGTTGTCCGACGGCACCACCATCACGCCACCGTCGTTGACCATTCCGGTGACCACAATCTTGTCGGAACTCGGACTTGCGAACACCTCGGGCAACATCACCCTCGGTGTTCCGTCGCTGACCATTCCGGTCAGCACGATCCTTCAGGACATCGGCATCAACCCGAATGGCAGTGTCTCACTGCCGATCTCGCTCACGGTTCTCGGTCAGCACATCAACCAGAACGTCAGCGTATCCCTGTCCACGATTTTCAACGCCCTCGGGGTGAACACCAACGGCAGCGTCACACTGGGCGTGCCTTCGTTGAACATCCCGGTCAGCACGCTCCTAAGCGATCTAGGGATCAACAACGTCAACGGCAACATCACGATCGCCGTCCCGTCGATCACCTTGGGCAGCATCCTGAACGATCTGGGTCTCAACAACGACTCCGCCGGCATCAACATCGGCCAGATCCTCAGTGCGCTTGGGATCAACGACAACTCGAGCATCACTCCGCCATCGCTCAACATCGGCGACGTGCTGCACACGCTGGGCCTGAGCGACAACTCCAGCCTGGGCCTGAACCAGATCCTCTCCGACCTGGGCCTGTCACCCAGCGACAGCCTGAACGTCGGCAGCATTCTCAGCGCCCTGCACCTGTCCGACGACTCGACCCTGGGCATCAGCCAGATCCTCAGCGCCCTGCACCTGTCCGACGACTCGACCCTGGGCATCAGCCAGATCCTCAGCGCCCTGCACTTGACCGACGACTCGACCCTGGGCATCAGCCAGATCCTCGACGCACTGCATCTGTCGGACGATTCCAGCCTCAGCGTCAGCCAGATCCTTGACGCGCTGGGCCTGTCCGACAGCTCGGGCATCAACCTCGGCCAACTGCTGGACGCCGTCGGTTTGGGTGACAGCTCGGTGATCCCGCTGCCGTCGCTGTCGATCGACGGAATTCTCGGCGCCCTGGGAATCGATGCCAACGAGAACATCTTCACGCTGCTCGGCATCCCGGACATGCTGAGCCTGGACCCGTCGATCGGCATCGAGGGCGGGGTCGTGGCGACTTACGTCGACGATCTGGCGAAGGATCTGCTGGCTGCGCTTGGCAGCATCGCCCCGATCTCACAGGATCTGCCGGCTTTGCTGGGTACCGACCCCGCCGTCGACTTGATCTCAGCACTGGGCGGCTTGTTCGACAGCCTGGACCTGCCGGTCTCGGTCAGCGGCAGCCTGTCGGTCGACCTGACCAGCGTTGTCGCGGAACTGCTGCCCAACCTGTTCTAA